CCGATAGGACGAAAAAGAGTTCTTTTTCTGGCAATCAAGCCAAGCTTGTTTAGATCGTCCTAAACTCTCGCAAACTTTCCGGTTCAACGGAGCATTAGCGCGGTTCGACAGGTTAATAGTGGTAGACCCATTTCTTATCCTCTAGAAGGCCTTGTCTGATTAGGAAACGCATAACCGCGGAAATATGCCAACATGGCCAGTTTTTCATTATCAAAACAGATAATCATTTCAAAACATATTTATTTCGCGATTCGTGGTGATCAAATAGTCTTGCATATTCCAGAGGAGGCGAATGACGAGGATCCTCTATGTGGATGACGAGCCAGGCATGCTCGAAATAGTCAAGACTTTTTTGGAGGGGACCGGCGATTGCACCGTCGAAACCGTTTTGTCCGCGGAGGACGCTCTTCGAATAATTCAGGAAAAGGAGTTCGACGTCGTCGTCTCCGACTACGTGATGCCAGGAATGACCGGCATCGATTTACTTAAAACGCTGAGACAAAAGGGTGACGATACGCCCTTCATCGTTTTCACAGGACGGGGAAGGGAAGAAGTCGTCATAGAAGCGCTCAACAGTGGTGCAGATTTTTACCTTAAGAAAGGCGGTGATCTAAGGTCACAGCTCGCCGAATTGCGTAATCTAATCAATTTTTCAAGGGAAAAGGGGCGGGCGGTGCGCGCTCTCAGAGAGAGCGAGAAAAAGTTCCGCAACCTTGTCGAACTTGCAAAGGACGGCATCGTCGTCGTTCAGGACGCGAAGATCAAGTACCTCAATGCCCAAATGGCCAATATGGTCGGTTATACCATCGAGGAGGTCTTTGCGACCGACCCGCGGAAATTGATTCCCCCAGAAGAACTCCCCAAGCTAATCGATTTCTATAGTCGGTTTGGTTCCAGTGAAAAAATCCCTTCGGAGTTCGAAACGGTCATCCTCCATAAGAGCGGAAAAAAGGTGCCAGTCGTGGTCAGCGCCGCAAGGATTGATTACGAAGAAAGACCGGCGGAATTCTTCATCGTTCGGGACATCACAGACCGCAAGAAATCTGAAGAGATGCACGCGAGGGTATTTTCACTCTTGGAAGCCGTGTTCGAGTCGACGAACGACGGGTTTCTTGTCGTAGACAGGCAGGGGCGTACGATCAAGTTCAACCGGAGATTCTTGGAACTCTGGAAAATTCCTGACTCATATGCTTCAATGATCGCCGATGAGCGGCTGGAACTCATCAAAGACCAGCTTAAAGATCCAGAAGGATTTGCCACGAAAGTGAAGTCCTTGCTGTACAGGAATCCCGCTGCCGAGACCTTCGATATTCTGGAATTCAAAGACGGCAGGGTCTTCGAGCGCTACTCGCGGCCCTTGATGATAGGCGACGAAATAGCTGGGCGTATATGGAGTTTCAGGGACGTAACCGGACGCAAGAAACTAGAAGAAGAAATTCATCGGTCAGCGGAGCTGTACCGTGCGATCTTCGAAAACACAGGGACCGCGACGATCCTAGTCGAGGAGGACATGACAATCGTTCTTGCAAATGAGGAATTCGAGAGACTTTCGGGATTTTCCAAGGAGGAGATCGAGGGCAAGATCAAGTGGACTCAGTTCGCGTCGGAAAAAGACAGACCGAGGATGATGGAGTACCACCGCTTGCGGGGGATTGATCCAAAAGCGGCACCCCGAAAATTCGAATTCAAGTTCGTCGACAGAAATGGAAAGGCGCACGACATCCTCTCGACGGTTGGCATGGTTCCCGGCACCAAATTGAGCGTCGCATCTTACAATGATATTTCTGAATTAAGAAAGGCCCAATCGCTGCTGCGAGAAGAAAAGGAAGAGCAGGAGCTGCTTCTCGACAGCATCGACACGATGGTTTGGTACGCAGCTGA
This region of Methanomassiliicoccales archaeon genomic DNA includes:
- a CDS encoding PAS domain S-box protein, whose protein sequence is MTRILYVDDEPGMLEIVKTFLEGTGDCTVETVLSAEDALRIIQEKEFDVVVSDYVMPGMTGIDLLKTLRQKGDDTPFIVFTGRGREEVVIEALNSGADFYLKKGGDLRSQLAELRNLINFSREKGRAVRALRESEKKFRNLVELAKDGIVVVQDAKIKYLNAQMANMVGYTIEEVFATDPRKLIPPEELPKLIDFYSRFGSSEKIPSEFETVILHKSGKKVPVVVSAARIDYEERPAEFFIVRDITDRKKSEEMHARVFSLLEAVFESTNDGFLVVDRQGRTIKFNRRFLELWKIPDSYASMIADERLELIKDQLKDPEGFATKVKSLLYRNPAAETFDILEFKDGRVFERYSRPLMIGDEIAGRIWSFRDVTGRKKLEEEIHRSAELYRAIFENTGTATILVEEDMTIVLANEEFERLSGFSKEEIEGKIKWTQFASEKDRPRMMEYHRLRGIDPKAAPRKFEFKFVDRNGKAHDILSTVGMVPGTKLSVASYNDISELRKAQSLLREEKEEQELLLDSIDTMVWYAADPETYGKVNRAFADFLGLKKEDLWGKKLYEVRPPREAEECIRSNRAAFESGRPVETFEQLTNFNGRKRLLWVKKIPKLGPDGRTNYLVCSANDITDLKLVENALRLANRKLYILGSVIRHDILNQLTLLGGYAEMLKNHITDEKGAGILNKMRHASERIERILKSQSEYEKMGTKEPEWIYVEKILKKAAEDIGLEGISLEVDLEGLEILADPLVGRVFYNLLHNSIVHGKKVSLIRVYARMIDKGMAIVYEDDGIGIPKNLKSAIFELSGRGAHGLHFAREILSLTDMTIEETGEEGKGARFEIFVPEGNYRFLSK